Sequence from the Verrucomicrobiota bacterium genome:
ACGAGTAAAATGCCACCAATGCCACAAGCGGAAAAATGCCACAAATGAGGAGATGCCGATGCCGTCGTGAGGTGCCCTCTGAATCTGTGTAATCTGCGTAATCTGTGGATGTTTTATCTGTAGCCGCTTTTGCGGTAAATCTCTTCAACGATTTCCAGGGTACGGATGCCCTCGGTCAGACCAGGGCTGGGCGGCCGGTCGTGTTCGATATCTTTCAGAAACTCCTGCAGCTCGATGTGCCAGGACTGATCTCCCCGCGGGAACTCGTAGATGATGGTTTCCGGCGGC
This genomic interval carries:
- a CDS encoding gfo/Idh/MocA family oxidoreductase — translated: TEWKNLFSFELYFQRAKFHVEGLGGSYGLERLYHYRMLPEMGPPETIIYEFPRGDQSWHIELQEFLKDIEHDRPPSPGLTEGIRTLEIVEEIYRKSGYR